The Mustelus asterias chromosome 30, sMusAst1.hap1.1, whole genome shotgun sequence DNA segment catttaaggggcaatttagcatggccaatccacctaatctgcacacctttggggtgtgggaggaaaccggagcacccgaaggaacctCATGTACTCacagggagatcgtgcaaactccacacagtcacccaaacgtggaattgaacccaggtccctggtgttgtaagatggcagtgctgaccactgtgccaccttgtgtcACTGTACTGTGTTGCTAGGAAATAAGTTTTAGGATTTTGGCCGAGTGATTGTGAAGGCAGAGCAGCATActaccaagtcagaatagtgcGTGATTCTGAAGAGTAAATGTAGGTAGTGGGGTTTCCATGGACAAACTGCCCTTATCCATGTTGGAGGAGAGGAGTGCAGTTTTGGAAGGTGTGGCCAAAGGAGGTTTAGGCAATTACTGGTAATTCTGGTAATGTACATGTTCCAGTTACTAATTTGAAAATTTTCTAAATGAAAATACCCGACAGAACTACCTTTTCCTTACTTGAAACACAGCTTTAAATGGTCCATTTGTTTCTAGACTCCATTCCGTGAGCAACgccttcaactaaacaaaatcaaaacactgcagctgctgACGCTTCTCTAATAAAACACATACCAATAGCTGCTGTTTAATGGGGCCATGGATCCCACAATCCCCTGTGCCCCAGAAACCGTTCTAtccatcacacacatttcccattatgACACTTCTGTGTCAAGAGGGCGAGCTGTTTAAAAGTCATTAAGTTCCATTTTTGCGTGTTGATGTTCATTAAAGATACGGATCGACTTCCCCCTCATTATGTATGAATTTCAGATACTTTGGTCGAGAATTTCCATTCTCCTATTTTCTGGTGGATAATGGATGCCTTGAGTACTTAGATTACAGTATAATTTGATTCTTGTTATTGACTGCACCTCTATCCCTAATTTTCACATCGCAGCAAAAAAACTCACTGTTCATAAATGAGGAGTTTCGATGGCGTGCGCTTTACCCACCATTCTTCGCGGTGGGGAATGTCCCCTATCCACAGCACGGGAGggttgtgcatgcgcagtgaagcAGTGTTTGGCGCATGCGCAGCGTGGATGATGGCAATGGGGAGAGACGTTCCTCTGTCTCATCAACAACCGGTAAGGATGCGGATATATGGAGGGAGGATTGGAACCGGCAGATGGACGGAGAGGGTTTCTAAATATCTGGTGAAGGTCTCAAACCTCTAATAGTAATCCGCAGGTCCCGTGTTTGCAGCTTCGGGTCTTTTTCCCGGGACGAGGCTCAGGTTaacagccgccatcttgattcagcagggAGCGGAGCGCATGCGCTGGTATCTTGATGACGCAacagtgagtgggtggggcttCAGCGTTTTCTGCTCCCAACCGGGTCCTAGTGACCGGATCGCACACAAACGAAGCAACAGGTTTTcaacagcttcacccactcccagggaaaattgctgagagaaacatgttttagtcaggggctgaaggaaatcagcatcagtcgagaaatggttttggggaaattgacgggatcgaaggtggataaatctccaggtcctgataatcttcatcccagagtacgtaaggcagtggctctggaaatagtagatacattggtggttattttcaaaaattctttggactctggagtagttcctacagattggagggtagataatgtaagcccactgttcaaaaagggagggagagagaaaacagggaactatagaccagtgagcctaacatcggtactggggaagttgctggtgtctattatcaaggatttcacaactcggcatttggaaggtagtggtataatcagacaaagacagcatggatttacaaaagggaaatcatgctcgacaaatctattggaattttgtaaggatgtaagtagtagagttgaccgaggagaaccagtggatgtggtttattcagACTTTccgaaggctttcgacaaggtctcacataacagactactttgtaaagttaaagcacatgggattactggtaatgtcttgagatggatagaaagctggtgagcagataggaaacaaagagttgacataaatgagtcttttccatggtgccggtgtccttgtgtctctctcgGTTAAACAACCTgttcaagccttgtccacacaaagACCTTGTGTATTGTTTctcagtgagggaatcaaggtttatggggcaaggcggaaaagtggagttggggattatagcagatcagccatgatcttattgaatgagatCAAACAGTGTCATCACTGATCAGTCAAGAGGTGTTGTGGACCCGGCccaatttaagattattaatCAGACTCACAATGTGGCTCACTTATGCTGACTAGAAGATCCATATATCCCGACTCGGGGTCTGGTTCACTCCAGGCAAAAGCAACTTTccaggaagtcttgctacagctgTACAAGGGATTGTTAagaccacaccttgagtattctgTACAGTTTTGGACTTCTTCCTGAGGAGGGATATACtagcattggaagcagtttatagaatgttcactaggctgattcctgggatgaagggttgtcttatgaggaaatgcagAGCATGTTGAACCTGaactcagtggagtttagaagaaaaggaggtgaccttattgaaacaaatAGGATTTTGAGGGGTTTGGTAGGAGCTGCTCGGTGGATGTTTTCTCTCATGAGAAAATCTAGAACAGTTTAaatagatggagatgaggaggcgtttcttctctcagagggttgttagtctttggaattctgttccaCAGAGAGCAGCGAAGGCTggctcattgaatgtattcaaggctgagttggacagatttttgaccaACAGGGGAGTCAAGAGGAATGGGTAACTGGCAGGAAAGTGCAGTTAAGGCCACatcaggtcagccatggtcttattgaattgcagagcaagcttgatggggtaaatggcctcctttttactCCCATTTCTTATGATCTCTGCCTCCAGGACAGCAAACAATGAGCATGGATCTCGGAGCGTGTATATTAGGTAcagcaaagtgagaatggagggagtgtgtgtggaatagagatttacagattttggggaatgagagaggaaagaatgctccatggaaactagaattgtctgttctgaatgtcTATCCTTTACTGATACTAATGTTCTTTGTAAACTCCTTCTCCAGGATATTAGAAGGCGGGGATTTGCATCAACTCAAGATCTGACAGAATCTGCAATTCActtgacctgaatatcatcggacatTGAATCTAAAAGCAGAAATATTggttgttctgtctgcttcaaacttcaatgtgattggaaaagcaccgagatgtacacacacccaagtgagagtgttccagtgcactgactggagaaAGCTTTAACTAGCTATACAGCTCCACAAACACATTAGACCATTCACAGCGTGCAGAGACTGTAcaggtgttctgtgtgtggacgaggcttcaactgaccatccaacctggagagacacaaggacaccagcaccatggaaaatccatggaaatgtggggactgtgggaagagattccaaTCCCCGTCTGCACTCGAGaaacatcgacgcagtcacactggggagcggccattcacctgctccaaatgtgggaagggattcactcactcatcggCCCTcctgacacatcagcgagttcacactggggaaaggccgttcatctgctttgtgtgtggaaaacgattctgtgattcatcggcCTTattggcacaccagcgagttcacactggggagaggccattcacctgctctcagtgtgggaagggattcagtcaatcagCCAACCttcaggcacaccagcgagttcacagtggggagaggccattcacctgctctcagtgtgggaagggattcactcggttgtccaacctgcaaacacacaagcgaattcactctggggagagaccgttcacctgctctgactgtgggaaaggattcagtgattcatccaacctgcttacgcaccagcgaattcacacgggggagaggccgttcacctgttctgactgtgggaagagattcactaattcctataacctgctgagacaccagcggatTCATACTGGCGAAAGGCCATTAACCTGCCCtgcttgtgggaagggattcattaattcctacaacttgctgatacaccagcgagttcacactggggagaggccattcccctgctctgtgtgtgggaaggaattcactcagttatccaacttgctgacacaccaacgagttcactctggagagaggccgttcacatgcactgagtgtgggaagggattcactcaattatcccagctaatgacacaccagcgagttcacaccggggagagaccattcgcctgctctgtgtgtgggaagcgattcacacattcatccaccctgctaacacaccagcgagttcacaagttggattctgttgttattgctgctgttaatcacatccaggactgaaccatgttcattctgacagtgggtgaagtgggaggatcggagggtttctttctgctggactggccgatctcacgactttgcttccaatggacagatgctctttgagcctgggagagcatatttccactgaaatgattcaCAAAAGCTGACAAATTCATTTAATCCTGGATAGTAAagagtgtttttcctaccaaaacagCTAGATCCAAAATAATACTTTTGTCTCAGTTCCATTGAGTGTCTCTCCAGTGCCTCCATGTCCTAAATGGAGATCACTCATTTGGCAGAGCTCCCAGTGTTGTGTAACCCTGGTTTTAAACAAGCTGAACATAATCTTCCTGCTTTTAAATTCTATCCCTCTGGAATGGAACACTATCTATGGGCcctacactttaggaaagatgtgaagttctgagagagggtgcagaggggatttacgggAAGGAAACCAGGAACGAGGGACTTCAGTTAGTTGGAAAGGCTGGAGTAGCTGAAATTATTCTCTTTAGATCACACAGTAATAgggacaggccatttggcctattgagtccagGCCAACTCTGTAGAAAAAACATTCCGTCCCATTGCCCTGTTCTAGTGCCATAATCTGCAGATTTATTCCCCTCAAgcgtccatccaatttccttttggtaTCGTtcagtctctgcttccacccccTCATATTCAGCGAGTTTCAGTTCATTATCAGGGTCTGTGATAAAATGTTCTTCCTTACATCCCCTCTGCATCTCTTCaccaaaccttaaatctgtgccaccTCATCCTTGTACAACCAGCCAATGGCAACAGCTTTTCTTTCTATctgatctaaacctgtcataaatTTCTACACCTCTATCGAATCTATCAAACCAAGAAAAATGTTTGTCTCTTCCAAATTTCAGACCTGGACATGACTGTGATGGATTTTGTAAAATTCTTTTGTCGTGTATTGGAAAAGAAGTTGCAGGCAGTAACTCAAACTAGATCTCACATCAAAATCTGACTGAGTCACTATTCAACAGGACCTGGAtattgagttccaggtcattaccactcactgtgtaaatgttTTTCCTCCAACCTCCTCTGTAGATCTTGCTCAAAATCTTAAAACTGTGTCCGAAGATCCTTTGTAAATCAGCTGATcagaacagcttttctttatctatcttcTAAAACCTGTTATAAATGTGTACACcttcatcaaatctcccctcaatctactttgctccaaagagaacaaccccagtttctccagcctaacattgttgttaaaacccctcatccctggtattattctggtaaatctcctctgcaccttctcaagggccctcacttcctaaagtgtggtgatcagaaatgGATTCACGACTCAAGTTGGGGTCTAACTGgtcccagaggaaaccaatgcaggcaGGAGcataacatacaaactccacacagtcaccaaaggccagaattgaactggcagtgtgagtcagcagtgctaaccactgtgccaaaagcaGGAGGTCATTTGATCCATCGTGCTTATGCCAGTTATCCGATTAATCCCATTGCTCTGCAATTTTCTCAGCGTTTACCCATTTAAAGCCCCCTCCCTTTATCTGCAGTCACAAAGTTTAATAATAAAACCCCAGTCTAAATAACATGTATCtgactgacaaatgttgaagtgtttGTTTGGAGCCACAAGTTTCAAGTTTCCATCTGAGCTTCGGGAACCTTTCTGCCTGTCTTGCTTCTTGTGTCAATGACAcactgctctgccccagatgccatggcaccagtcaatgcaatatgtaaaacctcgacaaatctctgtgctcggggaatcccttcttatacttttTCACATCACAAAGACTATGGAGATTGATTTAACTCAGTCATTGCCGAGCTAACATTTGAACAGACCAATTATAAAATATGTCTTTGAACCATCTGTATCCATTCAAGCCAcgtcaaactctcaaacaattgCCATCCCACACTCCATCCCCGGTAAAGGGAGTCAGCATTGccatgccaagcagtgaaaacaAGGTTATCTTGACACCCAGGTGTCGTTTAGAATTCAGAAAaagtgttccatatgcctttttcaccaccctactaacatgtccttgcgtctctagagatctatggacaaacacgtcaagatccctttgttccacagaacttccgagtg contains these protein-coding regions:
- the LOC144480664 gene encoding uncharacterized protein LOC144480664 — translated: MTPNARTIYTVMPNHNLQQLKGCRKTITSKCRFQSETTEATSSGLFPGTRLRLTAAILIQQGAERMRWYLDDATKHRRSHTGERPFTCSKCGKGFTHSSALLTHQRVHTGERPFICFVCGKRFCDSSALLAHQRVHTGERPFTCSQCGKGFSQSANLQAHQRVHSGERPFTCSQCGKGFTRLSNLQTHKRIHSGERPFTCSDCGKGFSDSSNLLTHQRIHTGERPFTCSDCGKRFTNSYNLLRHQRIHTGERPLTCPACGKGFINSYNLLIHQRVHTGERPFPCSVCGKEFTQLSNLLTHQRVHSGERPFTCTECGKGFTQLSQLMTHQRVHTGERPFACSVCGKRFTHSSTLLTHQRVHKLDSVVIAAVNHIQD